The Acidimicrobiales bacterium genome contains the following window.
CCGTACTCCATCCCGATCTGGGCGAAGACGCCCGGCATCGTCTCTGTCCCCACCCGCCCGTCGAGCGGGGCCACGGCGCCGTAGCGGCCCTTCGGATCCCACTTGTGGCCTTCGGACGCGGTGCGGCCGCCCGCTCCCAACAGGCCGGCGCCCGCCAGCTTCTCGACCCCGACGGCGAGGCCGTAGTCGACCTCGCCGGCTTTCACCGCCATGACCGCGGTGCGCAGGGCGGTGGCGCCCGTGGCGCAGGCGTTGGCGACGTTGTACACGGGGATACCGGTCTGGCCGATCTGCTTCTGGAGCTGCTGGCCGATCCCGGCGTTGGCGGCCATCAGGTTCCCGGCGGCCAGGATGCCCATGTCCTTCATGGACACACCGGCGTCGGACAGGGCGCCCAGCGCCGCCTCGGACGCCAGGTCGACGGTGTCCTTGTCGGGGTGCTTGCCGAACTTGGTCATGTGGATCCCGAGGATCCAGACGTTCTCAGCCATGTCTCTCCTCCACGTGGAAACTCGGGTTGCCTAGACGGGCTCGTAGCCGAAGCCGATGGCATCGACGCCGTCGTCGTCGGTGCCCAGCGAGTAGGTGGTCAGCCGGACCCGCATCCCGGTCGAGAGCTTCTCGGGAGTCGGGTCGACGTTGATCAGGTTGGCCCGGACCGAGGTGCCGTCGCAGTCGACGACCGACGACACGAACGGCACGGGCACCCCCGGGGCGGCGAAGGTCACGATGGTGAATGCCCGCACCGTGCCGTCGTTGGCCAGCCGGACCCGCTTGAACTCGGTCCCCGAGCAGGAGGCGCAGGCGTTGCGCCGGTCGAAGAACCGGGCCTGGCACTGCGTGCACTCCGAGGCCTCGAGGTGGGGGTCGGACCCCAGGATCAGGTAGTCGACGAGCGGGACCTGTCGGCCCGAGGCCGTCGGCGCATCCGATTTGGGCATGTTCGGGATCCTAATCGGAGTTCACACAGCGTTCCCCGGGGCGCCGATCGGCTGAAACACGGGGTCCTTAGGGTGGTGCACATGACGACCGGCCCTCAGTGCCGAGGACCGGTCCTCAGGCCACCTTGCCGGCCAGCGCCGATTCCCGGTCGGACGGGGACGAGGCCGAGCCCGCCTGCTCCGCCGCCGCCACGCCCCGCCGCGGGACGATGATCTCGTCGACCAGCCCGTAGACCCTGGCCTCCTCCGCCGTCATGAAGAAGTCCCGGTCGATGTCGCGCTCCACGCGGTCGAGAGGCTGGCCGGAATGGTGGGCGATGATCTCGGCCATCCGGCGGGTGAGCGAGAGCACCTCGCGGAGGTGGATCTCCATGTCCCGGGGCGCCCCCCGGGCGCCGGCGGATCCCTGGTGGATCATGATCTTGGAGCTGGGGAGGGCAAACCGCTTCCCGGCCGCCCCACCGGCCAGGATCATGGCGGCCGCCGACATCCCCATCCCGACGCAGATCGTCGACACGTCGGCCTGCACGTGCTGCATCACGTCGTAGATGGCCATGCCCGCATAGGCCAGCCCGCCGGGGGAGTTGATGTAGAGGTAGATGTCCTTGTCGGGGTCCTGGGCGTCGAGATACAGGATCTCGGCTATCAGCAGGTTGGCGATCTGGTCGTCGACCTCCTGGCCCAGGAAGATGATCCGCTCCCGCAGCAGAAGTGAGTAGATGTCGAAGGCCCGTTCTCCCCGGGCGCTGTGCTCGACCACGGTCGGGATCACTGTCATGCCTCTGATGCTATCGCAAATTCGAGATAGCACAAGTGTGATAGAGTGCCCGGGACGTGAGCGAGCGCCGTCACCAGCGCTTCCTTCCGGGGTTCGCCGAGATGGCGGAGCGCCGCCGGGCCCTCACCGACGCCCTGGTGGCCCGTCGGGTGGACCTCGGCCTGTCCCAGACCGAGGTGGCGGCGCGCATGGGGACGTCGCAGTCCGCCGTGGCCCGGCTGGAGACGGGACAGGCGGACGTGCGGATGTCGACCCTCGAGCGCTACGCCGCCGCTCTCGGACAGGTCATCGACTGGCGCCTGGGCGGCCCGCGGGATCAACGGTGACCGACCCGGGAAACATGTCCGAGCAGCTCCAGGCGGCCATGTTCGACCGGCGCCTGATCATGCTGTCCGGGGACGTCGACCCGATCCGCGCCGGGGACGTGGTCGCCGGCCTGCTCACCCTGGACGCTCTCGGCGACGAAGCGATCGATCTCCGGGTCAACGGCCACTCCGACAGCCTCGACGCCGCCTTCTCGCTGATGGACACCATCGACGCTCTCGGCGTGCCCGTCCGGGTGGTCTGCAACGGGACGGTCTCGGGCACGCTGGTCGGGATCCTGGCCGTGGCCGAGGGCCGGGTCATCGCCCCCCACGGGCGGGTGCGGCTGGCCGAGCCCAGCCAGTCCTTCGGGGGTCGGGCCGAGGAGGTGGCGGCCCGGGCCGCCCAGGAGCAGGAGCGCCTCGAGCTGTTCCAGCGGCGCCTGGCCGAACGGACCGGCCACCCCCTCGAGCACATCGAGGCGGACATGCAGGCCGGGCGCTACCTGACCGCCGAGGAGGCCGTGGCCTACGGCCTCGCCGACGCCGTCAGCTCCTGACTACTCGCTACAACCAGCCGACGCGGGCCGCGGCGACGGCCTCGGTCGGGGGGGCCGCCAGCTCCCCGGCGTGCACCCCGTCCAGGAGCCGGCGGGCGCAGTCGACGATCTCCGGGACCGCCCGGCGCAGGTCCGACGCATCCCGGGGGTCCACTGCGGCGGAGTCCAGGCCGGCTTCGGTCAGGAGCCCGTCGAGGTCGGAGAGCCGCTGGGCCAGCCACCCGAGCGGGTCGGAGCTCAGGTCGGGTTCGAACTTCCGCGAGCCCGGCTCCCACCCCCGCATACCGGGATGGTGGTGGGTGCGGTCGAAGCTGCCCGGCGGGCCGGAGACCGACTCCAGCAGGTCGGCCCGCCAGACGGGCTGATCGATGACGATGGGACGGGAGGCGTAGATCGTCCCCTCGTGGGCGGGCTGCTCCAGCAGCCGGACCTCCAGGCGGACGCCCCGCTCGGCGCCCTCCTGGCCCGGATTCGGGTTGGGGTCGACGAAGTAGAGGTCCGACAGGACCACGCCGATGCGGTGGAAGCCGAACAGGTAGAGCATCCCCCCAGCGTAAGGGGGGGAGGGGTCAGGTGCCGCTGGGGGAAGGGGGCGTGGCGCCCGGAGCGGGTGCGCCCGGCCCGCCCGGCCCGCCGTAGCCCCACGCCTTGCGGAGCGCCCCGAGCCTCGTCCGGTCGTTGATGGTCGTGGCGGTGGCGGTGCCGTTGGAGACGACCGCCTCGATCGTCACGGTGTCCCCCTTGCTGATGTTGGCGACCCCATCGCGGCCGGCGTCGACCAGGGTGTCGGTGGTGACCGCGTAGGTCTTCTCGGTCCCGTCCGCGCTCTTCACGCTGATCGTGGACGTGTACGGGGAGTCACTGGTGACCGTGCCGGTCTGGAAGTCGACGGTCTGGTAACCCGACCCGCTGGGGTCGGGCCGGACGAGCTCCCCGCGGATGGCGCCGCCCATGCCCGGGCCTCCCGGGCCTCCCAACCCGAGGCCGTGCCGGGCGAAGGGCCGGGGTGAGCCCGGCGTGGTCGACGGCCCCGAGGAGCCCGGCGACCCGGACGACCCCAATGACGAGCCGGTCGAGCCCGAGGTGGCGGCGGCCGCCACCCCGGCGCCGATGCCGCTCAGGGCACAGGCGCCGACCACCGCCAGCACCGCCCGCCGGCCCGGACGGCGCCGGGCCTGGGGACGGGCGGGCGGCAGCGGCTCGGCAGAAGCTGGCGGCTCCTGCCAGGTGAACGCGTCGTGCGGCTCGAGCTCGGGTTCCCAGTCAGAGGCCATGGAGCGATCCTTGCCCCCCGACCTGGGATTCAGAGCAATCTGGCCTGTGAATCGCGCCCCTTACCTGGTCTCGGGCGTCCAGCCGTTGATCGGGAGCATGTCCCCCGGGCTGCAGATGAATCCGCTCTTGGGAGACGGGGACACCCGGACGATCTGGTTGTTCTTCACCTGGGCCAGGAGCCAGCAGTTGGCCGGGATGTTCTTGGCCGGGTTGGAGGGTGCGATCAGCCCTCCCGCGTCGAAGCTGGTGATCTTGTTGAGCGCCGCCACCAGGCTGGCCCGGGTCGGGTTCTTCCCGGCGTCCTTCAGGGCCTGGACGAACAGCGCCGCCGCCGACCACGAAGTGGCGCCCCACAGGGCAATCGAGTCCTTCGAGTCGATCTGCTTCATCCACTTCGTGAAGGTGGCCACGGCCGGGATGGCCGAGGAGTCCTGGCCCAGGAACAGCGCCGTGCCGAGCGGCAGGTAGGCCCCGTTGGCGGTCCCGCCGGCCAGCGGCAGGAACTGGCTCCCGTAGCCGGCGGTCTCCCAGTTGAGCGGGTGGAAGTTCTGCTCGGAGAACTCCCGGGAGATGGTGGCGGCGTAGTTGTCGGGGAAGGCCACGCCCATGAAGATCTTCACGCCCTTGGCCTTCATCGCGAGCACGTCGGAGGTGAAGGTCGTCTCGTTCTGGGAGAACCCCCGGGCGTAGACGATGTTGAACCCGAGGTGGGCCAGGGCCTGCGACTGCACGGTGAAGGCCTGCTTGGTCGAGGCGGTGGCGGCGGCGTAGAGGATGCCGACGTGCTGAATGTCGTTGGGGTAGTGCTGCTTGAGCCACTCGTACGGGCCGAGGGCGTAGTCGTTACCGGTCGACGGGGTCGGGCTGTAGGTGTTGGGGTCATTGCCCAGGTCGTTGCCGATGGCCACCGAGATGGTGGGCACGTGCTCGGAGTCGAGGGTCGGCTTCAACCCGATGTCGAACAGGGTGTAGTTGCCCACGAAGGCGAACTCGTTCTGGGCGATGTCCTTGGCGTCGCTGGTGATCTTGCCGGGGTTGAAGGCGCTGTCCCGGGAGTCGACGATCAGCTTGCGCCCGTTGACCCCGCCGAGGCTGTTGATGTAGGCGAAATACGCCTGGACGCCCACCTGGGCGCTCTTGAACAGCCCGGGCACGGGCTCGGAGATGTCGGCTACCTGGCCCACGGTGATCGAGGTCGGGGTGATCCCGGGCGCCGATGCGGTGTTACCGGAGCTCGACTGGGACGACGGGGTGCTCGACGGGGCCGAGGTGGCCGTGCTCCCCCCCGCCGTGGACGACGACCCGCAGGCCGCCAGCGTGAGGCCGGACAGAACTGCCACCGTGGTGACAGCTGCGCCGGCCCGGCGCACCCGGAACTTCCGTGCAATATGCAGCGCCACTGCTTCCCCCTGTTCCGGCCGCCGCCAGGGCGAGGCGGCAGCCTCTCGGGCATGGTACAGAAGCGGCGGGCAGATGGGAACGTGTTCTCATCGGCCCTCGGAAAT
Protein-coding sequences here:
- a CDS encoding OB-fold domain-containing protein, yielding MPKSDAPTASGRQVPLVDYLILGSDPHLEASECTQCQARFFDRRNACASCSGTEFKRVRLANDGTVRAFTIVTFAAPGVPVPFVSSVVDCDGTSVRANLINVDPTPEKLSTGMRVRLTTYSLGTDDDGVDAIGFGYEPV
- a CDS encoding ATP-dependent Clp protease proteolytic subunit; amino-acid sequence: MTVIPTVVEHSARGERAFDIYSLLLRERIIFLGQEVDDQIANLLIAEILYLDAQDPDKDIYLYINSPGGLAYAGMAIYDVMQHVQADVSTICVGMGMSAAAMILAGGAAGKRFALPSSKIMIHQGSAGARGAPRDMEIHLREVLSLTRRMAEIIAHHSGQPLDRVERDIDRDFFMTAEEARVYGLVDEIIVPRRGVAAAEQAGSASSPSDRESALAGKVA
- a CDS encoding helix-turn-helix transcriptional regulator; this translates as MSERRHQRFLPGFAEMAERRRALTDALVARRVDLGLSQTEVAARMGTSQSAVARLETGQADVRMSTLERYAAALGQVIDWRLGGPRDQR
- a CDS encoding ATP-dependent Clp protease proteolytic subunit, with amino-acid sequence MTDPGNMSEQLQAAMFDRRLIMLSGDVDPIRAGDVVAGLLTLDALGDEAIDLRVNGHSDSLDAAFSLMDTIDALGVPVRVVCNGTVSGTLVGILAVAEGRVIAPHGRVRLAEPSQSFGGRAEEVAARAAQEQERLELFQRRLAERTGHPLEHIEADMQAGRYLTAEEAVAYGLADAVSS
- a CDS encoding ABC transporter substrate-binding protein, whose translation is MAVLSGLTLAACGSSSTAGGSTATSAPSSTPSSQSSSGNTASAPGITPTSITVGQVADISEPVPGLFKSAQVGVQAYFAYINSLGGVNGRKLIVDSRDSAFNPGKITSDAKDIAQNEFAFVGNYTLFDIGLKPTLDSEHVPTISVAIGNDLGNDPNTYSPTPSTGNDYALGPYEWLKQHYPNDIQHVGILYAAATASTKQAFTVQSQALAHLGFNIVYARGFSQNETTFTSDVLAMKAKGVKIFMGVAFPDNYAATISREFSEQNFHPLNWETAGYGSQFLPLAGGTANGAYLPLGTALFLGQDSSAIPAVATFTKWMKQIDSKDSIALWGATSWSAAALFVQALKDAGKNPTRASLVAALNKITSFDAGGLIAPSNPAKNIPANCWLLAQVKNNQIVRVSPSPKSGFICSPGDMLPINGWTPETR